From one Streptomyces sp. CA-210063 genomic stretch:
- a CDS encoding AAA family ATPase, which yields MTDENGWTDEDGGNGEHGGNGGNGEHGGNGGNGEHGGNGRPDTTGTCFFSSVDDVSARLADAGYLASTAVATTVFLADRLGKPLLVEGPAGVGKTELAKAVARVGGARLVRLQCYEGIDESRALYEWNHAKQLLRITAGRDEVWDETRTDIFSDEFLLTRPLLTAIRGDEPTVLLIDETDKADVEVEGLLLEVLSDFQVTVPELGTITATRRPFTVLTSNATRELSEALRRRCLFLHLDFPDAELEQRIVRLRVPGLDGALADSLVRVVGALREMELRKAPSVAETIDWARTLLALGADTLDETVVRDSLGVILKHQDDIEKAARKLTLA from the coding sequence ATGACCGACGAGAACGGCTGGACCGACGAGGACGGCGGCAACGGCGAGCACGGCGGAAACGGCGGCAACGGCGAGCACGGCGGAAACGGCGGCAACGGCGAGCACGGGGGGAATGGGCGGCCGGATACGACAGGTACCTGCTTCTTCTCCTCCGTGGACGACGTCTCCGCTCGGCTCGCCGATGCGGGCTACCTGGCCTCCACGGCCGTCGCCACCACCGTCTTCCTGGCCGACCGGCTCGGCAAACCCCTGCTGGTGGAGGGCCCGGCGGGCGTCGGCAAGACCGAGCTGGCCAAGGCCGTCGCCCGGGTCGGTGGCGCACGTCTGGTCCGGCTCCAGTGCTACGAGGGCATCGACGAGTCCCGCGCCCTGTACGAGTGGAACCACGCCAAGCAGTTGCTGCGCATCACCGCCGGGCGCGACGAGGTCTGGGACGAGACCCGCACCGACATCTTCAGCGACGAGTTCCTGCTCACCCGGCCCCTGCTGACCGCCATCCGGGGCGACGAGCCGACCGTGCTCCTCATCGACGAGACCGACAAGGCGGACGTCGAGGTGGAGGGGCTTCTGCTGGAGGTGCTGAGCGACTTCCAGGTCACGGTCCCGGAGTTGGGCACGATCACCGCGACCCGACGCCCCTTCACCGTCCTCACCTCGAACGCCACCCGGGAACTCTCCGAGGCGCTCCGCCGCCGCTGTCTCTTCCTCCATCTCGACTTCCCCGACGCCGAGTTGGAGCAGCGGATCGTACGGCTCCGGGTCCCGGGCCTGGACGGCGCACTCGCCGACTCCCTGGTCCGCGTGGTCGGCGCGCTGCGCGAGATGGAGCTCCGCAAGGCCCCCTCCGTGGCCGAGACCATCGACTGGGCACGCACCCTGCTGGCCCTCGGCGCCGACACCCTGGACGAGACCGTCGTACGGGACAGCCTGGGCGTGATCCTCAAGCACCAGGACGACATCGAGAAGGCCGCGCGGAAGCTGACGCTGGCATGA
- a CDS encoding VWA domain-containing protein — protein MTAGAPDVSTPPGSPLAERLTAFVRALRGHGIRIGPGETVDAAAVLEVLGLADRERIREGLAAALLRADRQRAVFDAAFELYFPLGVGELTGARGAPAGDRDELRDRLAEALAANDAAALTRLAGEAVDLLGRYGSPGSDGWSAHQTLDRLRPQTLLARILAASRGAGGEAGFSGAGAGGGSGGGSGGGFRMGFGGGFSFGSGAGSGAGAGSGSSPGSGPGSGPGFGPGAGPGFGSGGFTDRLDADEIRRRIEDFRNRVRTEARRRVAERRGAEVIAERGIAPSADQVDFLIASREQLVELRRTVQPLARKLATRLAARRRRAARGQIDIRRTLRRSLSTGGVPLRPAYRRHRPARPEIVLLCDVSGSVAGFANFTMLLVQAMRDQFSKVRVYAFVNRVDEVTHLVTTGEADPAELGRRIATEATISGWHGSSDYGAALGEFAERHLDAVGPRTSVIVLGDARTNGFDPNAAALRRVAARARRVHWLNPEAPEQWSTGDSAAQVYAEIVDMHVCRNARRLGELVTRLLPV, from the coding sequence ATGACCGCCGGGGCCCCTGACGTGAGTACGCCGCCGGGCTCGCCGTTGGCCGAGCGGCTGACCGCGTTCGTACGGGCGTTGCGCGGCCATGGGATACGGATCGGGCCGGGCGAGACCGTGGACGCGGCGGCCGTGCTGGAGGTGCTGGGCCTCGCCGACCGGGAGCGGATCAGGGAAGGGCTGGCGGCGGCGCTGCTCCGCGCCGACCGCCAGCGTGCCGTGTTCGACGCGGCCTTCGAGCTGTACTTCCCGCTCGGCGTGGGGGAGTTGACGGGAGCGCGGGGTGCGCCGGCCGGGGACCGGGACGAGTTGCGCGACCGGCTCGCCGAGGCGCTGGCCGCGAATGACGCGGCCGCGCTCACCCGACTCGCCGGTGAGGCCGTGGACCTGCTCGGCCGCTACGGCTCCCCGGGCTCGGACGGCTGGTCCGCCCATCAGACACTGGACCGCCTCCGGCCACAGACGCTGCTGGCGCGGATCCTGGCGGCTTCGCGGGGGGCGGGTGGGGAGGCCGGCTTCTCCGGTGCGGGGGCTGGCGGTGGGTCCGGTGGCGGGTCCGGTGGTGGGTTCCGGATGGGTTTCGGTGGCGGTTTCTCATTCGGGTCGGGAGCGGGAAGCGGAGCGGGGGCGGGCTCGGGATCCAGTCCTGGCTCGGGTCCTGGTTCCGGTCCTGGCTTCGGCCCCGGCGCCGGCCCCGGTTTCGGTTCGGGTGGGTTCACCGACCGGCTGGACGCCGATGAGATCCGGCGCCGTATCGAGGACTTCCGGAACCGGGTGCGCACCGAGGCACGGCGGAGGGTCGCCGAACGGCGGGGAGCGGAGGTGATCGCCGAGCGGGGTATCGCGCCGAGCGCCGACCAGGTCGACTTCCTCATCGCGAGCCGCGAGCAACTCGTCGAACTTCGCCGTACGGTCCAGCCGTTGGCCCGCAAGCTCGCGACCCGGCTGGCCGCCCGGCGGCGCAGGGCCGCGCGCGGGCAGATCGACATCCGGCGTACGCTGCGGCGTTCGCTGTCCACCGGGGGTGTGCCCCTGCGCCCGGCCTATCGGCGGCACCGGCCCGCGCGTCCGGAGATCGTGCTGCTGTGCGATGTGTCCGGGTCGGTCGCCGGGTTCGCGAACTTCACGATGCTCCTGGTGCAGGCGATGCGGGACCAGTTCAGCAAGGTGCGGGTCTACGCCTTCGTCAACCGCGTCGACGAGGTCACCCACCTCGTCACGACCGGGGAGGCCGACCCCGCCGAACTCGGCCGCAGGATCGCCACCGAGGCCACGATCTCCGGGTGGCACGGCAGCAGCGACTACGGGGCAGCGCTGGGGGAGTTCGCCGAACGCCACCTCGACGCGGTGGGCCCCCGTACGTCGGTGATCGTCCTCGGTGACGCCCGCACCAACGGCTTCGACCCCAACGCGGCGGCCCTGCGGCGGGTCGCGGCCCGCGCCCGCCGCGTCCACTGGCTGAACCCGGAGGCGCCCGAGCAGTGGTCGACGGGCGACTCCGCCGCCCAGGTCTACGCCGAGATCGTCGACATGCACGTCTGCCGGAACGCGCGGCGGCTGGGGGAGCTGGTGACGCGGTTGCTGCCGGTGTGA
- a CDS encoding VOC family protein has protein sequence MLSIGSVVMGASDVRRAAAFWTAALGYVPREEPEDDWVVLVHPAGTGAQISLGLSETPVQEYPRVHLDLYAGNTEDQAAEVERLLALGARRVDWDLYPEDADFVVLADTEGNRFCVIDTGRE, from the coding sequence ATGCTGAGCATCGGATCCGTGGTGATGGGCGCGTCCGACGTACGGCGGGCCGCCGCGTTCTGGACGGCCGCCCTCGGGTACGTCCCGCGCGAGGAACCGGAGGACGACTGGGTCGTGCTGGTGCATCCGGCGGGAACCGGCGCCCAGATCTCGCTCGGCCTCAGCGAGACCCCGGTGCAGGAGTACCCGAGGGTGCACCTGGACCTCTACGCGGGGAACACCGAGGACCAGGCGGCGGAGGTCGAACGACTGCTGGCCCTGGGAGCGCGCCGCGTCGACTGGGACCTGTACCCGGAGGACGCCGACTTCGTCGTCCTCGCCGACACCGAGGGCAACCGTTTTTGTGTCATCGACACCGGCCGGGAGTGA
- a CDS encoding universal stress protein — protein sequence MSRTVTVGIDGSRESLAAAEWAAREARLRGLPLRLVNVWEPVPEVMGRAPVLDTGTRQEGQHREDEEHEEHEEHGHGRIAPGETGAGKVLSEAADGVRARHPGVDVAVEQLTGRATEELVRTAEEAELLVLGSRGLSGIAGFLLGSVGLHVVAHTGRPVVLVRPGEQAGDENAPDPVGVPSAATPFRPVVLGLDTGHPDPTLIRFAFEAAALRETALRILHDWSPPPHSGLRARPGPDADPDADLRRMDAAALTDVLRPWRQEYPTVEVVEESRRGKAADHLLEASRDASLVVVGRRVRHAPLGAHIGPVAHAVLHHAGTPVAVVAHD from the coding sequence ATGTCCCGCACCGTCACCGTGGGCATCGACGGTTCGCGCGAGAGCCTGGCCGCCGCCGAGTGGGCGGCCCGGGAGGCACGGCTCCGCGGACTGCCGCTACGGCTGGTGAACGTCTGGGAGCCGGTCCCCGAAGTGATGGGGCGGGCGCCGGTGCTGGACACCGGAACGAGACAGGAGGGGCAGCACCGAGAGGACGAAGAGCACGAAGAGCACGAAGAGCATGGACATGGCCGGATCGCGCCCGGTGAAACGGGCGCCGGGAAGGTCCTCAGCGAGGCGGCCGACGGAGTCCGGGCGCGCCACCCCGGCGTCGACGTGGCCGTCGAGCAGCTGACGGGCCGGGCGACGGAGGAGCTGGTAAGGACGGCGGAAGAGGCCGAGCTGCTCGTCCTGGGCTCCCGGGGGCTGAGCGGGATCGCCGGCTTTCTGCTCGGTTCCGTCGGGCTGCACGTCGTCGCGCACACCGGGCGGCCGGTCGTCCTCGTCCGGCCCGGGGAGCAGGCCGGGGACGAGAACGCGCCGGATCCGGTCGGCGTTCCGTCCGCCGCGACGCCGTTCCGGCCCGTCGTACTGGGCCTGGACACCGGGCACCCGGACCCCACGCTCATCCGGTTCGCGTTCGAGGCCGCCGCGCTGCGGGAGACCGCCTTGCGGATCCTGCACGACTGGAGCCCGCCGCCCCATTCCGGCCTCCGGGCGCGGCCCGGTCCGGACGCCGATCCCGACGCCGACCTGCGGCGCATGGACGCCGCCGCGCTGACCGACGTGCTGCGGCCCTGGCGGCAGGAGTATCCGACCGTCGAGGTGGTGGAGGAGTCCCGCCGGGGCAAGGCGGCGGACCACCTGCTGGAGGCGTCCCGGGACGCCTCCCTGGTCGTCGTCGGGCGCCGGGTCCGGCATGCGCCGCTGGGGGCGCACATCGGTCCGGTCGCGCATGCGGTGCTGCATCACGCGGGTACGCCCGTCGCGGTCGTCGCGCACGACTGA
- a CDS encoding CoA-binding protein produces the protein MYGDPATIRKILSELGDTWAVVGLSTNRSRAAYGVAEVLQRYGKRVVPVHPKAETVHGEQGYASLSDIPFPVDVVDVFVNSDLAGPVADEAARIGAKGVWFQLGVIDEEAYHRTRAAGLDMVMDRCPAIEIPRLS, from the coding sequence ATGTACGGCGACCCCGCCACGATCCGCAAGATCCTGTCGGAACTCGGCGACACCTGGGCCGTCGTGGGCCTGTCCACCAACCGCAGCCGCGCGGCGTACGGCGTCGCGGAGGTCCTCCAGCGCTACGGCAAGCGCGTGGTCCCGGTGCACCCCAAGGCCGAGACGGTGCACGGCGAGCAGGGCTACGCCTCCCTCTCGGACATCCCCTTCCCCGTGGACGTCGTGGACGTCTTCGTCAACAGCGACCTCGCGGGCCCCGTGGCCGACGAGGCCGCCCGCATCGGCGCCAAGGGGGTCTGGTTCCAGCTGGGCGTGATCGACGAGGAGGCCTACCACCGGACCCGCGCGGCCGGGCTGGACATGGTCATGGACCGTTGCCCGGCGATCGAGATCCCACGGCTGAGCTGA
- a CDS encoding SixA phosphatase family protein → MITRPGAGPLRRLVVLRHAKSAWPVGVPDHERPLAPRGRRDAPAAGRALAEADCLPDLALCSTAVRARQTWELASAQWGTPPPVRYDRRVYAADVPELLDVVRAAPDRVGTLLLVGHNPGLEELVLDLAGDALDDALDAVRTKFPTSALAFLSWRGETWASLAPGTALLTDMIVARGKKEA, encoded by the coding sequence ATGATCACGCGCCCCGGCGCGGGCCCCCTGCGCAGACTCGTCGTCCTACGGCACGCCAAGTCCGCCTGGCCGGTGGGCGTACCCGACCACGAGCGGCCCCTGGCGCCGCGTGGCCGCCGCGACGCCCCCGCCGCCGGGCGGGCCCTCGCCGAGGCGGACTGCCTGCCCGACCTGGCCCTGTGCTCCACGGCCGTACGGGCCCGCCAGACCTGGGAGCTGGCCTCCGCCCAATGGGGGACACCGCCTCCCGTACGGTACGACCGGCGGGTGTACGCGGCCGACGTGCCGGAGCTGCTCGACGTGGTGCGCGCGGCCCCCGACCGGGTGGGGACGCTGCTGCTGGTCGGCCACAATCCAGGCCTGGAGGAGCTGGTGCTCGACCTGGCCGGGGATGCCCTCGACGACGCGCTGGACGCCGTACGGACCAAGTTCCCCACCTCGGCGCTCGCGTTCCTCTCCTGGCGTGGCGAGACCTGGGCCTCGCTCGCCCCGGGCACGGCACTGCTGACGGACATGATCGTGGCCAGGGGGAAGAAGGAGGCCTGA
- a CDS encoding YigZ family protein, producing the protein MQDEYRTVARAGVHETEVNRSRFLCALAPAATEREAQEFVAAVRKEHADATHNCYAYVIGADAAIQKASDDGEPGGTAGVPMLQMLLRRDMRYVVAVVTRYYGGVKLGAGGLIRAYGGAVGEALDTLGGITRRRFRLATVTVDHQRAGKVQNDLRATGREVRDVRYAEAVTIEIGLPDADVDAFRAWLADATAGTAGFELGGEAYGDA; encoded by the coding sequence ATGCAGGACGAGTACCGCACCGTCGCCCGCGCCGGCGTGCACGAGACCGAGGTCAACCGCTCCCGGTTCCTGTGCGCCCTCGCCCCGGCCGCCACCGAGCGGGAGGCCCAGGAGTTCGTCGCGGCCGTCCGCAAGGAGCACGCCGACGCCACGCACAACTGCTACGCGTACGTCATCGGGGCCGACGCGGCCATTCAGAAGGCGAGCGACGACGGGGAACCGGGCGGCACGGCCGGCGTCCCCATGCTGCAGATGCTGCTGCGGCGGGACATGCGGTACGTCGTCGCCGTCGTCACCCGGTACTACGGCGGGGTCAAGCTGGGCGCGGGCGGCCTCATCAGGGCGTACGGCGGTGCCGTGGGCGAGGCGTTGGACACGCTCGGCGGCATCACGCGCCGGCGCTTCCGGCTGGCCACGGTGACCGTCGACCACCAGCGCGCGGGCAAGGTGCAGAACGACCTGCGGGCCACCGGGCGTGAGGTCCGTGACGTGCGCTACGCGGAGGCCGTCACCATCGAGATCGGCCTGCCCGACGCCGACGTGGACGCCTTCCGCGCCTGGCTCGCCGACGCCACCGCGGGCACGGCCGGGTTCGAACTCGGGGGAGAGGCGTACGGGGACGCGTGA